A single window of Xylocopilactobacillus apicola DNA harbors:
- a CDS encoding ABC transporter permease, which yields MLKILRSECLKIISSRSFWVILVLAIVLQPLMGLMEIKEIVKIGLDATPATNPELTEAIGPLKYLGFDVTDLGLMPIVVWGAIMGAQEFRNHNLRTTLLSVNNRVKILAGKIGAFSFLTVLIAFFSIYLTVGITHVFLGSKGLNPILLSSATWQHLGLTVINWLLLSLISFGLGFICRTPIIPLVFMIAQMYGMTDKWTWGHYLPVAAGNDLLSVHSFNSIMILLGWLIISITLAYYSFIRLDLGGKY from the coding sequence ATGCTAAAAATACTTCGAAGCGAATGCTTAAAAATCATTTCTAGTCGCAGCTTTTGGGTGATTTTAGTACTTGCGATAGTTCTTCAACCGTTAATGGGTCTAATGGAAATAAAAGAAATTGTCAAAATTGGACTTGATGCAACACCAGCAACGAATCCGGAGTTGACAGAAGCTATTGGTCCCCTTAAATATTTAGGATTTGACGTAACAGACCTAGGTCTAATGCCAATAGTTGTCTGGGGTGCAATTATGGGGGCACAAGAATTTCGAAATCACAATTTAAGAACAACCTTACTTTCAGTTAATAATCGTGTGAAAATTTTGGCAGGAAAAATCGGTGCTTTTTCGTTTTTGACAGTCTTGATCGCCTTTTTCTCAATTTATTTAACAGTAGGAATTACTCATGTTTTTCTCGGTAGCAAAGGCTTAAATCCGATTCTTTTAAGCTCAGCAACTTGGCAGCATCTAGGTCTTACTGTTATCAATTGGTTATTGTTAAGTTTGATCTCATTTGGTTTGGGATTTATTTGTCGGACGCCCATTATTCCTTTGGTATTTATGATTGCGCAAATGTATGGAATGACAGATAAGTGGACGTGGGGTCATTATTTACCAGTCGCTGCTGGCAATGATTTACTTTCAGTCCATTCTTTTAACTCGATCATGATATTATTGGGATGGTTGATCATTTCTATTACTCTAGCTTACTATTCATTTATCAGACTTGATTTGGGAGGCAAATACTAG
- a CDS encoding ABC transporter ATP-binding protein translates to MHHQKRVLDQVSFEAHPGRVTAFLGPNGAGKSSTLRILLNLDRAQSGQATFANRSYNRFNCPLKMVGTSFDGIGGIPSRTVKTHLRIIAASNGISKNRIYEVLELVHLTDKIHAKLGSLSLGEGQRLGIAITLLGNPQFLIFDEPTNGLDPQGIKWFRNFIREQAELGKTVLLSSHYLSEIEAVADDLVIIKHGKIVLTGELHQILPKLKSLEDLFFDLTEEGA, encoded by the coding sequence ATGCACCACCAAAAAAGAGTTTTAGATCAGGTTTCGTTTGAAGCACATCCGGGTCGTGTGACTGCATTTCTCGGACCAAATGGCGCAGGTAAGAGTTCAACTCTTCGAATTCTTTTAAATTTAGATCGAGCGCAATCAGGTCAAGCAACTTTTGCCAATCGGAGCTACAACCGTTTTAATTGCCCGCTTAAAATGGTCGGCACTTCTTTTGATGGAATTGGCGGAATTCCAAGCAGGACGGTAAAAACGCATCTTAGAATCATCGCAGCCAGTAATGGAATTTCTAAAAATCGAATTTATGAAGTACTAGAGCTTGTTCACCTCACTGATAAAATCCACGCTAAACTCGGAAGTTTATCGCTTGGTGAAGGGCAACGTTTAGGCATTGCGATTACTTTGTTAGGAAACCCACAATTTTTAATTTTTGACGAACCGACTAATGGTTTGGATCCACAGGGCATTAAATGGTTTCGTAATTTTATCCGTGAACAGGCAGAACTTGGAAAGACGGTATTGTTATCCTCGCATTATTTGAGCGAAATTGAAGCAGTAGCAGACGATTTAGTGATAATTAAACATGGAAAAATTGTATTGACTGGCGAATTGCATCAAATTTTGCCTAAGTTAAAATCTTTAGAAGATTTGTTTTTTGATCTAACCGAAGAGGGGGCATAA
- a CDS encoding amino acid permease, translating to MAKKKLSSSLSSFQMQMIALGGTIGVGLFLGSAAAIQWTGPSILISYILSGLILYIIMRALGEMMYLRPITGSFADFASDYIHPFAGFLTAWSNIFQWVMIGISEVIAIGQYLQFWWPKYPTWITSFIVVIFLALANLASVKVYGKLESWLSLIKVFTIIIMFILGMFVILFGFGNHDQAVGISNLWSHGGFFTGGFKGFMFSLSMVIASYQGIEILGITAGEADNAKESIIKSVRSIVFKVMILYVGAIFVILAIYPWNQMGNIGSPFVKTFSKVGITFAAGIINFVVLTAALSGCNSGVFSASRMMYTLAENGDLPKVFTKVSKRKIPYWPVVAIVVGILIGSLIPVFFKSAKDMFVLVFGASVLPGMIPWFVILISHLMFVRRHEEELVDHPFRLPGAPWINYVTLVILVMIVTFMFFNPETTASIMIGLGFEIVISGVYVIKYFLTEQ from the coding sequence ATGGCGAAGAAAAAATTAAGCAGCAGTTTGTCTTCATTTCAAATGCAAATGATTGCTTTAGGGGGCACTATCGGTGTAGGCTTATTCTTAGGATCGGCAGCTGCAATCCAATGGACTGGTCCTTCTATACTAATTTCATATATTTTGTCTGGTCTGATTCTTTATATCATTATGCGAGCACTTGGCGAGATGATGTATTTACGCCCGATTACTGGATCTTTTGCCGATTTCGCGTCAGATTATATTCATCCGTTTGCAGGTTTTTTAACAGCATGGAGCAATATTTTTCAATGGGTTATGATCGGGATCAGCGAGGTCATTGCAATAGGACAGTATTTACAATTTTGGTGGCCAAAATATCCCACTTGGATTACTAGCTTTATCGTAGTTATTTTTCTTGCTCTCGCCAATTTAGCATCAGTGAAAGTTTATGGAAAGTTGGAATCATGGCTTTCATTAATCAAAGTTTTTACAATCATTATTATGTTTATCTTGGGAATGTTTGTGATTTTGTTTGGCTTTGGCAATCACGACCAAGCAGTTGGAATCAGTAATCTGTGGTCGCATGGCGGATTTTTCACGGGTGGCTTTAAGGGATTTATGTTTTCTTTATCCATGGTGATCGCTTCTTATCAAGGAATTGAAATATTAGGAATCACCGCAGGCGAGGCAGATAATGCTAAAGAAAGTATCATTAAGTCTGTACGTTCGATTGTTTTTAAAGTAATGATTCTCTACGTTGGAGCCATCTTTGTTATTTTGGCAATTTATCCTTGGAATCAGATGGGAAATATTGGTTCGCCTTTTGTGAAAACTTTTTCTAAAGTAGGAATTACTTTTGCAGCGGGAATTATTAATTTCGTTGTTTTAACTGCTGCACTATCTGGATGCAACTCAGGAGTTTTTAGTGCAAGTCGGATGATGTATACGTTAGCTGAAAATGGTGATTTACCAAAAGTGTTTACAAAAGTTTCCAAACGAAAAATTCCCTATTGGCCTGTCGTTGCTATCGTTGTGGGAATTTTAATTGGTAGTTTAATCCCAGTATTCTTTAAATCAGCTAAAGATATGTTTGTTTTAGTTTTCGGGGCAAGTGTCTTACCAGGGATGATTCCGTGGTTTGTTATTCTGATTAGCCATCTGATGTTTGTGCGCCGACATGAAGAAGAACTGGTCGATCATCCGTTTAGACTACCGGGCGCACCTTGGATTAATTACGTAACGCTAGTGATTTTAGTAATGATTGTGACCTTTATGTTCTTTAATCCTGAAACTACTGCTTCGATTATGATTGGTCTTGGTTTTGAGATTGTGATCAGCGGTGTTTACGTTATTAAGTATTTTTTAACTGAACAATAA
- a CDS encoding LTA synthase family protein, which yields MFSTISSNKSPVHDLALKWNNNPFFWDPEWGAKRNGPLLTFVNYLNIKVMDEPVDYSEETMQKIYRKYEKKSKEANKNRQNPGSTDVVMILSESFSDPTRVKGIDLNEDPMPFTRDLMEGNPSGMMISNGYGGGTANMEFQALTSLALGNFSMSMTSLHMQLAMKMTDPFTVNNLFDRSIAIHPYSGEVYNRKNVLKKFDFSKFYSQDGPQTFPYKEHAQNNPYIDDASLYQFVLKQIRSNKGSTFYHVLSMQNHMPYDSNEYPENDFKVQGKISKKERTQIESYAKGVNLTDQANEEFIEQLKKIKKNVIVIFYGDHLPGIYSNADFNKDGILMHETPYFVWSNHLKLDKSAAPKLTGPYGFGNIAFDTANFKLTPYYELLTEVTKKLPVITSNMKSDDRLNLERSKIQLVSQRTEKLVDPDKLSAQEKKILHEYQLVQYDLSAGKHYLPEKFTKK from the coding sequence ATGTTTTCTACGATTAGTTCTAATAAAAGTCCCGTTCACGATTTAGCTTTGAAATGGAACAATAATCCCTTTTTCTGGGATCCGGAATGGGGAGCAAAACGAAATGGTCCTCTTTTAACCTTTGTTAATTATCTCAATATAAAAGTTATGGATGAACCAGTTGATTATTCTGAGGAAACCATGCAAAAGATTTATCGAAAATATGAGAAGAAGTCTAAGGAAGCTAATAAAAATCGGCAAAACCCAGGTTCGACCGACGTTGTAATGATTTTAAGTGAAAGCTTTAGTGATCCAACACGTGTGAAGGGGATTGACTTAAATGAAGATCCAATGCCTTTTACTCGTGATTTGATGGAAGGCAATCCTAGCGGAATGATGATTAGTAATGGATATGGCGGTGGAACGGCGAATATGGAGTTTCAAGCCCTTACTAGCTTGGCTCTGGGTAACTTTTCAATGTCAATGACTAGTCTTCATATGCAGCTTGCAATGAAAATGACGGATCCTTTTACAGTTAATAATTTGTTCGATCGAAGTATCGCAATTCATCCTTATAGCGGGGAGGTGTATAATCGAAAAAATGTTTTGAAAAAATTCGATTTTTCAAAATTTTACAGCCAAGATGGTCCACAAACTTTTCCTTACAAAGAACATGCGCAAAATAATCCTTATATCGATGATGCTTCTCTTTATCAGTTTGTTTTAAAACAAATCAGGTCCAACAAAGGATCAACTTTTTATCATGTTTTATCAATGCAAAATCATATGCCATACGACAGTAACGAATATCCAGAAAACGATTTTAAGGTCCAAGGAAAGATTTCAAAGAAAGAGCGAACGCAGATTGAGTCATATGCTAAAGGTGTCAATTTAACTGATCAAGCAAATGAAGAATTTATCGAGCAGTTAAAGAAAATTAAGAAAAACGTCATTGTCATCTTTTATGGTGATCACCTGCCAGGTATATATAGTAATGCAGACTTTAATAAAGATGGTATCTTAATGCACGAAACCCCTTACTTTGTTTGGTCTAACCACCTTAAGCTGGATAAATCTGCTGCACCAAAATTAACCGGTCCTTACGGATTTGGCAACATCGCTTTTGATACTGCTAATTTTAAGCTAACCCCTTACTATGAGTTATTAACCGAGGTGACGAAAAAATTACCAGTGATTACCTCAAATATGAAAAGTGATGATCGTTTAAACCTGGAACGAAGTAAAATTCAGCTGGTTTCGCAAAGGACAGAGAAATTAGTGGACCCGGATAAATTAAGCGCGCAGGAAAAGAAAATTTTGCACGAGTATCAGTTGGTTCAGTATGATCTTTCGGCAGGAAAACACTATTTACCAGAAAAATTTACGAAAAAGTAA
- a CDS encoding IS110 family transposase, with protein sequence MRTVFGIDISSKTLNVAISVNQNVVNQYKFDNDQIGFDRLLNDLNSVKEPEIVFEATGVYSRSLQRMLQDHGYQYTCLNPLVAKKQLDSLRPRKTDATDAFNLAQTQFQFNRKPSYQQDPVYEQLKDLSRFYQEINTDLVRAKTRLHRVLQLTFPSIERILSAPNGTLYWNLVKKYPLSTMVPVDTTKELAEIVLSSTDKRMSQARALKIAVKLQDLAQTCHPAVNNSSSIVKQVHYWAGEALRIQDLKHELIQEMTKLAQDQPEYEILLSIPGVGEVTAVLFIAEIGDIRRFTSANKVNAFVGIDLRHYESGNYEAADHISKRGNPYARKILYQMVMNIVAATSTKSTKQMHVADYYRNKKQSASSHSTKKIAIASMHRLLRTTYILITKNQKYSYNPTSKRQ encoded by the coding sequence ATGAGAACTGTTTTCGGAATTGATATTAGCAGCAAAACTTTAAATGTGGCCATCTCGGTTAATCAAAATGTCGTGAACCAATATAAATTTGACAATGATCAAATCGGTTTTGATCGCCTTTTAAATGATCTTAACTCGGTTAAAGAACCGGAGATTGTCTTTGAAGCAACAGGGGTCTATTCTCGCAGTTTACAAAGAATGCTACAAGATCATGGGTATCAATATACTTGCCTTAATCCCTTGGTTGCCAAGAAACAGTTGGATAGTTTACGTCCTCGTAAAACTGACGCAACTGATGCTTTCAATCTGGCTCAAACTCAGTTTCAATTTAACCGTAAACCCAGTTATCAGCAGGACCCCGTTTATGAACAGCTAAAAGATTTAAGCCGTTTTTACCAGGAAATCAATACTGATCTAGTTAGAGCTAAGACCAGGCTTCATCGAGTACTCCAGCTGACTTTTCCAAGTATCGAGAGAATTCTGAGCGCTCCTAATGGCACGCTCTATTGGAACTTGGTTAAGAAGTATCCTCTAAGTACGATGGTACCAGTGGACACAACTAAGGAACTTGCAGAAATTGTTCTTAGTTCTACCGACAAAAGAATGTCACAAGCCAGGGCACTAAAAATTGCTGTTAAATTGCAAGATTTAGCACAAACCTGTCATCCTGCTGTCAACAATAGTTCAAGTATAGTTAAACAGGTTCACTATTGGGCGGGTGAAGCACTTAGAATCCAAGATTTAAAGCATGAATTAATCCAGGAAATGACCAAATTAGCACAAGATCAACCAGAATACGAAATCTTACTTAGTATTCCAGGGGTTGGAGAGGTTACGGCAGTCCTATTTATTGCTGAAATTGGAGACATTAGACGATTTACGTCAGCTAATAAAGTAAATGCTTTTGTGGGAATTGACCTAAGACACTACGAGTCGGGAAATTACGAAGCAGCTGATCATATCAGTAAACGAGGTAATCCGTATGCCCGCAAGATTCTTTACCAGATGGTTATGAATATTGTGGCAGCAACAAGCACAAAAAGCACTAAACAGATGCATGTTGCAGATTATTACCGAAACAAAAAGCAATCTGCTTCGTCTCATTCGACTAAGAAGATTGCCATTGCTTCGATGCACCGCCTTCTCAGAACGACGTACATCTTGATTACCAAAAATCAGAAATATTCTTATAATCCGACGTCAAAGCGCCAATAG
- the mgtA gene encoding magnesium-translocating P-type ATPase, translated as MKVTKEEELKKLGLLTKQQVLTELNTSEEGLTTIEAQNRLVKDGPNKINSEKPTPPWLLFIQGLEDPFVIVLAFLMIVSFITGDPSAGTVMAVMIVASAIITFVQQYRSQKASLSLKKMIENTTATTRDGKITEISMSEVVPGDVVNLKTGDMIPADAYLIWTKDLFVNQSSLTGESMPVEKITQTVTNDTNESALDLKNLVFMGTDVISGQGKAVILKTGQNTFFGDIGKTATSQRGKTAFDQGISRVSKLLIRIIMVLFPLVFLLNGLTKGNWSEAFFFAIAVAVGLTPEMLPMIVTTNLAKGAMTLSKNKVIVKELPSIQNLGSMDVLCTDKTGTITENRVVLVSHLNPEGKEDDQVLQMAYLNANYQTGWKELMDQAIVKFYQEKGFTEKNSIKKIDEIPFDFSRRRLSVIVEENDHQIMVTKGADEEMAAICKYALIDGKEVPITPDVRHKMTQVSTSLNQEGMRVLTVAYKKDVHTGPTYSVKDECDMILVGFVGFLDPPKSTAKPAIESLHQHGVVVKVLTGDNAIVAQKVCTEVGIAADEYLLGNQIDQMSDNQLSQKIESINLFAKLNPMQKLRIIQALQNAKHTVGYMGDGINDAPSLRKADVGISVDTAADITKDASSIILLEKSLNILETGVIEGRRDFCNIMKYIKLSVSSNFGNVFSMLIASVFLPFLPMMSIQILVQNLLYDLAQTSVPWDHVDAEDVEKPVQWGINGLLKFTLCIGPVSSIFDVMTFIVMWFVLGANTVSQQHIFQTGWFMVGLTTQTIVVWLIRTKKIPFIQSSPSKPVIFSGLATILIGLLIVLSPLRSVFNFTKLPLAYWGWFAGIIIAYSVTMEIAKKIYIKINKSWI; from the coding sequence TTGAAAGTAACTAAGGAAGAAGAATTGAAAAAGTTAGGACTTTTAACTAAACAACAAGTTTTAACCGAATTGAATACCTCAGAGGAAGGACTAACCACGATTGAGGCTCAAAATCGTTTAGTTAAAGATGGTCCTAACAAAATTAATTCAGAAAAGCCGACACCTCCTTGGTTATTGTTTATTCAAGGTCTTGAGGATCCTTTTGTGATCGTCTTAGCATTTTTAATGATTGTATCTTTCATTACAGGAGATCCAAGCGCTGGTACGGTTATGGCCGTAATGATTGTTGCTAGTGCTATTATTACTTTTGTTCAGCAATATCGTTCACAAAAAGCAAGTTTATCTCTAAAAAAGATGATCGAGAACACTACTGCTACTACCCGTGATGGTAAAATTACCGAGATCTCAATGAGTGAAGTTGTTCCAGGAGACGTTGTCAATTTAAAAACTGGTGACATGATCCCGGCAGATGCTTATTTGATTTGGACTAAAGACCTTTTTGTTAACCAATCTTCATTGACTGGTGAATCGATGCCAGTTGAAAAGATAACGCAAACTGTGACAAATGACACCAATGAATCAGCGCTCGATTTAAAAAACTTGGTTTTCATGGGAACTGATGTAATTAGCGGTCAAGGCAAAGCAGTTATTTTAAAAACAGGTCAAAATACCTTCTTTGGCGATATTGGAAAAACTGCAACGAGTCAAAGAGGGAAAACCGCTTTTGATCAAGGAATTAGTCGTGTTAGTAAACTTTTAATCCGAATTATTATGGTATTATTTCCGCTAGTTTTTTTGCTAAACGGATTAACCAAAGGTAATTGGAGTGAGGCATTCTTTTTTGCTATTGCTGTTGCAGTCGGCTTAACCCCTGAGATGTTGCCGATGATTGTAACCACAAATCTTGCTAAAGGGGCTATGACTCTTTCAAAGAATAAAGTTATCGTTAAAGAACTACCTTCAATTCAAAATTTAGGCAGCATGGATGTGCTTTGTACCGATAAAACTGGCACTATCACTGAGAATCGGGTTGTTTTAGTTTCTCATTTAAATCCTGAAGGTAAAGAAGATGATCAGGTTTTACAAATGGCTTATTTAAATGCCAACTATCAAACTGGTTGGAAAGAATTAATGGATCAAGCGATTGTTAAGTTTTATCAAGAAAAGGGATTCACCGAAAAAAATTCAATTAAGAAAATTGATGAAATTCCTTTTGATTTTTCTCGGCGCCGCCTCTCGGTCATTGTTGAGGAAAATGATCATCAAATTATGGTTACCAAAGGAGCCGATGAGGAAATGGCTGCGATTTGTAAATATGCTTTAATTGATGGCAAAGAAGTTCCAATAACCCCAGATGTCCGTCACAAAATGACTCAAGTTTCAACTAGTTTAAATCAAGAAGGAATGCGAGTTTTAACGGTCGCTTACAAAAAAGATGTACATACAGGTCCAACTTATTCAGTCAAAGACGAGTGTGACATGATTTTAGTTGGCTTTGTTGGATTTCTTGATCCGCCAAAATCAACGGCTAAACCTGCAATTGAATCCTTGCACCAACATGGAGTAGTAGTAAAGGTCTTGACAGGAGATAATGCCATTGTGGCCCAAAAAGTCTGTACAGAGGTTGGGATTGCTGCCGATGAGTATCTGTTAGGAAATCAAATCGATCAAATGTCTGATAATCAGTTAAGTCAGAAAATTGAATCTATTAATCTTTTTGCGAAGCTTAATCCGATGCAAAAATTACGAATCATTCAGGCTTTACAGAATGCTAAGCATACAGTTGGTTATATGGGAGATGGGATTAATGATGCACCGTCTTTGCGTAAAGCTGACGTTGGGATTTCGGTTGACACGGCAGCTGACATAACTAAAGATGCTAGTTCGATTATTTTATTAGAAAAAAGTTTGAATATCTTGGAAACCGGAGTGATTGAAGGGCGGCGTGATTTCTGTAATATTATGAAATATATTAAACTTTCGGTCAGTTCAAATTTTGGTAATGTTTTTTCGATGTTAATTGCAAGTGTTTTTTTACCGTTTTTGCCGATGATGTCGATTCAAATTTTAGTGCAAAATCTTCTTTATGATTTAGCTCAAACATCAGTTCCATGGGATCATGTCGATGCTGAAGATGTAGAAAAACCAGTGCAGTGGGGGATCAATGGTTTACTGAAATTTACTTTGTGTATTGGTCCAGTTAGTAGCATTTTCGATGTAATGACTTTTATTGTGATGTGGTTCGTTCTCGGAGCAAATACTGTTAGTCAGCAGCATATTTTTCAAACGGGTTGGTTTATGGTTGGTCTAACAACTCAAACGATTGTTGTTTGGTTGATTCGTACTAAGAAAATTCCATTTATCCAAAGCAGTCCCTCAAAGCCAGTGATTTTCTCGGGTTTAGCAACGATTTTGATCGGTTTATTGATTGTGTTGAGCCCGCTGCGTTCGGTGTTCAATTTTACCAAACTTCCGTTAGCTTATTGGGGCTGGTTTGCTGGCATTATCATCGCTTATTCCGTAACAATGGAAATTGCGAAGAAAATTTATATCAAAATCAACAAAAGTTGGATTTAG
- a CDS encoding DeoR family transcriptional regulator codes for MKNSLGNVYQRRNDELEYLKMHKKCSIAQLLDHFKVSSTTMNRDLALLVKKQYILREYGQIIWVGDLYQEPEILNLSAQKYQNRIVELAKNYRSIFVNASPIAAELIETLSQFTELKVITNCVPNDHSINSAQIVYLGGYLHKNHNYSFFAGDLVLKNLKLMSAEASFIYATGITEKMFTTQTLEQSLIDRTMVENTEVSYFWDGNFTIKNRGNFMISKRTTNTQVIGL; via the coding sequence ATGAAGAATTCACTTGGTAATGTTTACCAAAGGCGTAATGATGAACTTGAGTATTTGAAGATGCATAAAAAGTGCTCGATTGCGCAATTGCTAGATCATTTTAAAGTTTCATCGACTACGATGAATCGTGATTTGGCTCTCTTGGTAAAAAAACAATATATTTTAAGAGAGTACGGCCAAATAATCTGGGTAGGAGATCTTTATCAAGAACCAGAAATATTAAACCTTTCTGCTCAGAAATATCAAAATCGTATTGTTGAACTAGCCAAAAATTATCGCTCAATTTTTGTCAATGCTAGCCCGATTGCCGCTGAACTTATTGAAACATTAAGTCAATTTACAGAGTTAAAAGTTATCACTAACTGTGTACCAAATGACCATAGCATTAATAGTGCTCAGATTGTTTATCTCGGCGGTTACTTGCACAAGAATCATAATTATTCTTTTTTTGCGGGAGATCTGGTCCTCAAAAATTTGAAGTTAATGTCAGCAGAGGCATCTTTTATTTATGCGACTGGTATCACAGAAAAAATGTTTACAACTCAAACTCTAGAACAATCATTGATTGATCGAACAATGGTGGAAAATACTGAAGTTAGTTATTTTTGGGACGGCAATTTCACGATTAAAAATCGAGGCAATTTTATGATTAGTAAACGAACCACAAATACTCAGGTTATTGGACTCTAA
- the celB gene encoding PTS cellobiose transporter subunit IIC, with product MQKLFDFLNKYLLPPLNKVANTKVVRSIMNASLAAVPFTIVASIFLILNNLPAIFPFAATFFQNTILKFSAFYMLGNTMALGSLALYYSLSVGYYYIEEYRQAGETKLNSFTGALLSMFAFLMTIPSISWTKGSAQALSKTVAPNSQIVSGVSLVNGWISRFGGVGIFISIVTGIIAIQLYRLCVNKNITIKMPEGVPEGVSRSFASLVPAILVAFVMIVLNIILGLMNTDLHNLLSAPFGFVKNLTGSWLGLMIILLLIHLLWAVGVHGTAIIKNSFINPILLVALTENINGHHNIFAGDFINMWVFIGGAGGTLGLVLLMTFAAKSDQLKTLGKTAILPAIFNINEPVIFGAPIVYNPYLIVPFILNPMVLASVAYFAIKLHLVAYVNSAIAWILPVGMGAWLGTSGNLPAVLLAFINLLLSVIIYYPFFRLYDNNLLKQEQKNNS from the coding sequence ATGCAAAAATTATTTGACTTTTTAAATAAGTATTTACTGCCACCACTAAATAAAGTTGCTAATACTAAAGTTGTTCGAAGCATTATGAATGCGAGTTTAGCGGCTGTTCCATTTACGATCGTGGCTTCAATCTTTTTGATTTTAAATAACTTGCCAGCAATTTTTCCTTTTGCGGCGACTTTTTTTCAGAATACAATCTTGAAATTTAGTGCTTTTTATATGTTAGGTAATACGATGGCTTTAGGAAGTCTTGCTTTGTATTACTCCTTATCTGTGGGATATTATTACATCGAAGAATATCGACAAGCTGGAGAAACTAAGCTGAATTCTTTTACTGGAGCATTACTCTCGATGTTTGCCTTTTTGATGACGATTCCTTCAATTTCTTGGACAAAGGGTTCTGCTCAAGCGCTCAGTAAAACGGTGGCTCCAAATAGCCAAATTGTTAGTGGAGTATCGCTAGTTAACGGTTGGATTTCACGTTTTGGTGGGGTCGGGATTTTCATTTCGATTGTAACAGGAATTATTGCAATTCAGTTGTATCGTCTTTGTGTGAATAAGAATATAACTATTAAAATGCCAGAAGGGGTTCCAGAAGGTGTGAGTCGCTCTTTTGCGTCATTAGTTCCAGCAATTTTGGTTGCTTTTGTAATGATCGTTCTCAATATAATTTTGGGGTTAATGAACACGGATTTGCACAATTTACTATCAGCTCCGTTTGGTTTCGTAAAGAATTTAACTGGCTCATGGTTGGGATTAATGATAATTTTGCTTTTGATTCATTTGTTATGGGCAGTTGGTGTACATGGGACTGCGATCATCAAAAACAGTTTTATTAACCCAATTTTGTTGGTTGCTTTAACTGAAAATATTAATGGTCACCACAATATTTTCGCGGGAGATTTCATTAATATGTGGGTCTTTATTGGTGGTGCTGGAGGCACTCTTGGTCTGGTTCTGCTGATGACTTTTGCAGCTAAATCAGATCAATTGAAAACTCTTGGAAAAACTGCAATTTTGCCTGCAATTTTTAATATTAACGAACCTGTAATTTTTGGTGCGCCAATTGTTTATAATCCTTATCTGATCGTTCCGTTTATTTTAAATCCAATGGTGCTGGCGTCAGTTGCATATTTTGCGATTAAGCTTCACCTTGTAGCCTACGTTAATAGTGCCATCGCCTGGATTTTACCAGTTGGGATGGGAGCATGGCTTGGAACTAGCGGTAATTTACCAGCAGTTCTTCTGGCGTTTATTAATCTGCTCCTATCGGTTATAATTTACTATCCATTCTTTAGACTATACGACAATAATTTGTTAAAACAGGAGCAAAAGAATAATTCTTAG